ATCGTCGAGCGCTCGGCCGGGATCATGGCCCTGCCGGTCGATGCGGACGCCGCGCAGGAAATCGGTCATCGCGCGCGCGGCACGCCCCGGATCGCCAACCGCCTCTTGCGGCGCGTGCGCGACTTCGCCGAGGTCGAAGGTGACGGTCGCGTCACCTTGCCGCTGGCCCGCCGGGCGCTCGAGGCGCTGCAGATCGACCATCTGGGCCTGGACAACCTCGATCGTGTCCTGTTGCGCAGCGTGATCGAGCAATACGACGGCGGCCCCGTTGGCATCGAGACGCTGGCGGCCAGCCTCCACGAAGATCGCGACACGCTGGAGAGCGAGGTCGAGCCCTTTCTGATCCAATGCGGGTTGCTTCAGCGCACGCCACGCGGGCGCATGGCGCTGCGGCGCGCCTACGAACACCTCGGTCTGCCCGGCGCGCACGGGGATGGCGCGCGCGCGCAGGGGAGCCTCTTCCGGTGAGCGGCGCGCGACCCTGGCTGGTGCGCTCGAATGCGCTGCTGCTGATCAGCGCGGGTCTGGCCTTGGCCCTGGCGCATGGGCGCGTCGGGGGGGCTTCGGTCGGTCCGCTCGTCGCCGGGGGCCCGCTGGTCCAGCGGCGGCTCGTCGAGCTGAAGCGCGACCTCGCGCGCTGGCCTGCGGACCTCGGACGCGCGCTGCAATTGGCGCAACTGCTGATTCACGCCGGTTTGCGCCAAGAGGCACGCGACGTCCTCCGGGCGCTCGAGCGACGGATGGCCCCCGAGCCCTTGCTGCAGCTCGAGCTCGTCGCCGCCTATGCGGAGCTCGACTGGCCGCTGGAGGCCCTCCGCTCGCTCCGCGCGGCCGTCGCACGCTGCGCTGTGGCGGCCGTCACCTGCGGCAGCGGCGATCGCGCTCGTCTCGAGCTCGCGCTGCAGGCTGGGGAACTGATGTTGGTGCGCGGTGACGCGCCGCCGCTCGCAGCGGCCGATCGGTCCCCTGCGCTTCGGTCCCCTGCGCTTCGGCCCCGCCGCGATCTCTGGCGTGAGGTCTTCAAACCGGCACGGGCGGGTAGCGCGCTGGGGCAGCCCCGACCCCGCGACGCCGCTTCGCAATGACGCAATTTCGAGCAAGGAGAGAGCAGCGATGATGCACGTCGGACAGCAATCGAGTCGTCTGGTGCTGATGCTTGCAGCGGCGTCGCTGCTGCTAGCGTGCCGCGATCCCAAGAACCCACAGACCTGGATCAAGCGCCTGCGCGATCCGGAGCACGCGGCGGAGGCTGTGCGGCAGCTGCGCGCGCTCGGCGATCCGGTGGCCGTGCCGGCGCTCTGTGAGCTCTTCAAGGATTACCCGCATACGGACATCTTGCGCACGATCATCACCTTCAAGGATCGGCGCGCCGTGCCGACCCTGATCAGCGCGCTGGACTTCGACGAGGCGACCTACCACAACGCGACCCTGGCCGCGCAGGCGCTGGTCGAGCTCAAGGCAGGTGAGGCCGTCCCCGCCTTGCTGCGCGTCCTCGAACGACCGTTGCCGATCAAGTCGCGCGCCAACCTGGCCAAGCAGGAGGCCATCCGCGCGCTCGAGAAGCTGGGCGACCGCGCTGCGCTGCCAGCCTTGATCAAGGTGCTCGAGGCACCGCCCGAAGCGCAGGACTTCTACCTCAACAAGCTGGCGGCGATGGTCTTGGGCTCCTTCGGCGACTCGGCGGCCGTGCCGGCGCTGATCCGCGCGCTCTTCCGTTCCAGCACAGTCCAGGGCTCGCTCTTTCCCCAGGCGGAGGTGGCCCTGGTCCAGATCGGTGCCCCGGCCGTGGCGCCCCTCATCGACGCGCTGCAGGGCAAGGATGAGGCGCTCAACGCGCTGGGCAAGGCGCTCGAGTTCCGCCCCGGCGTCGTCGTCAACAAGACGGCGATCGTGCTCGGCAGCCTGCGGGCGCGCGAGGCGGTGCCGGTGCTGATCGAGCGCCTCACCGTGACCGATGCGCTCCGCGACCCGGGCACGGCCGGCGTGATCGAGGCGCTGGGGAAGATCGGTGACCGACGGGCGGTCCAGCCGCTGATCGCGCTCCTCACCGACGCGCAGGCGGATCAGGGACTGCGCGTTCAAGCGACCACCGCGTTGATGCTGATCGGCGACAAGCGCGCGCTCCCTGCGCTGCTGACGATGGCGGAGAAGGGCTACCTCGAGGGGGGGCTCTGGGACCTGCGCGTCAAGGCAGCCGACGCCTACAGTGGTCTGGT
The Pseudomonadota bacterium DNA segment above includes these coding regions:
- a CDS encoding HEAT repeat domain-containing protein produces the protein MMHVGQQSSRLVLMLAAASLLLACRDPKNPQTWIKRLRDPEHAAEAVRQLRALGDPVAVPALCELFKDYPHTDILRTIITFKDRRAVPTLISALDFDEATYHNATLAAQALVELKAGEAVPALLRVLERPLPIKSRANLAKQEAIRALEKLGDRAALPALIKVLEAPPEAQDFYLNKLAAMVLGSFGDSAAVPALIRALFRSSTVQGSLFPQAEVALVQIGAPAVAPLIDALQGKDEALNALGKALEFRPGVVVNKTAIVLGSLRAREAVPVLIERLTVTDALRDPGTAGVIEALGKIGDRRAVQPLIALLTDAQADQGLRVQATTALMLIGDKRALPALLTMAEKGYLEGGLWDLRVKAADAYSGLVGAEAASGVPVIEAILADPQLSQPGYQTVRQFFVAARERIKLATACRDEVACYAARLSAAGATAAEREKAAIMIGALPDGRGALAEVVKALPLRDPVTFRQYMLEAVKRIGRAEDSALLAALRQAVERDGRISPRFLGADLASLDRIALAVVQRAR